Genomic segment of Prochlorothrix hollandica PCC 9006 = CALU 1027:
CTCGCTGTGGTGATACCACATGGGGAAGGTGACGTTGTTGTGGTGGAATTGGCGCAGGCCCGGTTCCATGGTGAAATAATCCAACACATCATGGGTCCAGCCTAAATTCCATTTGGCATTAAAGCCTAACCCCCCCACATAGGTGGGCCAGGAAACCATGGGCCAGACCGTGGATTCTTCCGCGATCGACAAAATCCCAGGAAACTGGCTAAACAACACCTGGTTCAGTTGCCGCAGAAAATCGGCAGCCTCAATATTTTCCCGGCCCCCATACTGGTTGGTGACCCATTCCCCAGCCTTGCGACCATAATCTAAGTACAACATGGAAGCCACAGCATCGACGCGAATACCATCAATGTGGTATTTGTCGAACCAAAAGAGGGCATTGGCAATCAGAAAATTACGCACTTCCGGACGATCGTAATCAAACACCAAGGTGCCCCACTCCGGCTGTTGCCCTTTGCGGGGATCTGCATATTCATAGAGGGGCGTGCCATCAAAATCCCCTAAGCCATGTTCATCCTTGGCAAAGTGCCCCGGCACCCAGTCCAAAATAACCCCCAATCCCTGGTGGTGGCACTGATCAATGAAATACATTAACCCTTCTGGATCCCCAAACCGAGACGTGGGGGCATAGTAGCCCGTGACTTGGTAGCCCCAAGACCCGTCAAAGGGGTGTTCCGCTAAGGGCAGAAGTTCCACATGGGTATACCCCAGTTCCAGCACATAGGGAATGAGGGAATGGGCCAATTCCCGATAGGACAAGAAACGGGATCGGGGTTGGTAGCCGGAAATGGGAACGGGGACGAAGGGGATAGGGGTAGACCTATCCGAGGGCAGAAGCGGGGGATCCTCCGTGGCGGTATGTCGCCAGGATCCCAGGTGAACCTCGTAGATGGCAATGGGCTGGCTGAGGGGATCCCGTTGCCCCCGTTGCTGGAGCCAGTCCCCATCCTGCCAGGTGTAGCGATCGAGATCCGTAACAATGGAAGCGGTGCGAGGGCGAACTTCGTGGTAAAAACCAACGGGGTCAGACTTTTGATAGATCTGCCCCTGGGCGGTTTGCACCTCATATTGGTAGCGATCGCCCAGATCACAGCCGGGAATAAAGAGGATCCAAATGCCTGCCGCCGTGGGCTGCATCTGATGCTGTCGCCCCTGCCACTGGTTCACATCGCCAATGATGGAAACCCCCAGGGCGGCGGGTGCCCACAGGGCAAAGTAAACTCCAGCAATCCCCTCCAGCGTTAAGGGATGGGCACCCAGCTTGTCATAGAGACGCAGATGCTTCCCCGCCTGAAATAAGGTTCGATCGTCATCCGTCCAATAATCAGACCGAAAGCCATAGGGATCATAAAAGATCTGCTGTTGCCCGGTGGCAGTTTCCAGGCGCAATTGATAGGGACGACCAGAACGACCGAGTTCAGCGGCGATCGGCCCCTCGAAAAAATGGGGATGGTGGCGAGGAGTGAGGGGATAGTCTTCGCCATCATCCCCAGTCACAACCCCCACGGCCACGGCCTGGGGCAGATAGGTGCGCACCACCCAACCCTCTCCCCCCGATCCTGCCAATGCCACCTCCGATGCCGATCCAGATGCCAATAGCCGATGGCAACCCAGGAGGGAAAAGGGATCAGGATGGCGATTTTGAACGACTAATTCAACCTGTTCAGGGGAAAGGCTGGGTATCATGGCTCATCTAATCCATAAAGACTTGAATCCGCTAGGCTATTAACGTTGCCAGTTAAGTTAACCCTTGGAGAAGCCTTGCCATGCCCCTAATCAAAGTACAAACCTCCCTAGCAGCCCCTGAACCCCAGGCGACAGAAACCCTGCTCAAGAGACTCTCTGCCAGCCTTGCTCAACACCTAAGCAAGCCGGAATCCTATGTCATGACTGCCTTGGAACCGGCAATCGCCATGACCTTTGGGGGCACCACCGAACCCGTCTGTTATGTGGAAATCAAAAGCGTAGGAACCATGAGTTCCCAACAAACCAAGGCCATGAGCCAAGACTTTTGCCAATACATCAGCGACAGTCTCGGCGTGCCTCGCAACCGGATTTATATTGAATTTTGTGATGCCCCAGGCTACCTCTGGGGCTGGGATGGTCACACCTTTGGTTAATCAGACCCTCTGCCCTACAGCACACCGACACCCTAGGACTGATCCCCAGAATTAGGCAGAGATGGCAGGATGGCATCCCTAACAGTAAAAGGCTTTGCAGTTCCAAGGTTCAGCAAAGCCTTATCCAGTACACCCTGGCCACGGTTCACAGTCCAGGAATGTTGATGCTAAACATAATGCCCATTGCCCCAGCTTCCCCTAGATCGTAACGGCGGAGGGATCAGGGTTGGTCAGTGGGGAAACGGGTAGAGGATCGATCGTAGCGTTGGCCCAGGATCTACAACTTGACTTCAATATCCACCCCAGAAGGTAAGTCCAGCTTCATCAGGGCATCAATGGTTTTAGAAGAGGGACGGTAAATATCAATAATCCGGCGGTGGGTGCGGCGCTCGAAGTGTTCGCGGGAATCTTTGTCCACGTGGGGCGATCGCAGAACACAATAAATCTTGCGCTTGGTGGGCAGGGGAATAGGCCCAACAGCCATGGCATTGGTGCGGTTAGCCGTGCTAACAATGCGCTCGCAGGAGGTATCCAGGAGGCGACGATCGAAGGCTTGAAGACGAATACGAATTTTTTGCTGCTGGAGGGTAGCCATAATTGGGGTGGGGTCAGATTCAGTTGGATAGGTTCGGATTAAAACAATGGGGGCAGGCAGTGCCCTGACGGGGAGAATAGCCTAAGCGCCTTAGCTTACAGCGGCACAGTTGCCATCAGGGAACCAACGACAGTCTAGTGGCCAAAACAGGAAAAACAGAAGCGGGAGATTTCTGGGTTAGGCCAACCTGACCTCGGCAAGGCTAAGGTCAACGATTGAACTCTGGTCTGCGATCGTAGTCCTAATTCAACATCAGGACTACGCCTCAGACGACCCCAGAAATCAAGAACGGTGGTTTTAAGCCCAAAGCTATTAAGCCAAGAGCTATTAAGCCAAGAGCTGTTAAGCCAAGATCTTAGACACCACACCGGCTCCGATGGTGCGGCCACCCTCACGGATAGCAAAACGCATCCCCTGCTCAATGGCAATGGGGTTGATCAGATCGACGGTCATTTTGATGCGATCGCCGGGCATCACCATTTCCACTTCCGTACCATCATCAGCGGTGAACGCAGCAATGGTACCGGTCACGTCGGTGGTACGCACATAGAACTGGGGCTTATAGCCAGAGAAAAATGGAGTGTGACGGCCACCTTCTTCCTTTTTCAGCACATAAACCTCAGACTCGAACTTGGTATGGGGGGTGATACTGCGACTCTTGGCCAACACCATACCGCGCTCCAGATCTTCCTTCTGAATACCCCGCAGCAGCACGCCAACGTTATCCCCAGCCATCCCTTCATCCAACAACTTCCGGAACATTTCTACGCCGGTTACGATGGATTTGCGGGTATCGCGGATACCAATGATTTCGATTTCTTCGCCCACCTTGACCTTACCGCGCTCAATACGACCGGTGGCCACGGTTCCACGACCGGTAATGGAGAAGACATCCTCAATGGCCATCAGGAACGGCTTATCAATATCCCGTTCGGGGGTGGGGATAAAGGCATCCACTTCAGCCATCAATTTGTGGATTTTATCAACCCACTCATTTTCACTTTGCTTCGTGGTGCCTTTAGCAATCATAGCGTCCACAGCCTGGAGGGCCGATCCCGCCACAATGGGAATACTGTCGCCATCAAAACCATATTCGGTCAGGAGTTCACGAACTTCCAGTTCCACCAATTCCAGCAGTTCATCATCGTCCACCATGTCCTGCTTATTCAGGAAGACCACGATGTTAGGCAC
This window contains:
- the glgB gene encoding 1,4-alpha-glucan branching protein GlgB gives rise to the protein MIPSLSPEQVELVVQNRHPDPFSLLGCHRLLASGSASEVALAGSGGEGWVVRTYLPQAVAVGVVTGDDGEDYPLTPRHHPHFFEGPIAAELGRSGRPYQLRLETATGQQQIFYDPYGFRSDYWTDDDRTLFQAGKHLRLYDKLGAHPLTLEGIAGVYFALWAPAALGVSIIGDVNQWQGRQHQMQPTAAGIWILFIPGCDLGDRYQYEVQTAQGQIYQKSDPVGFYHEVRPRTASIVTDLDRYTWQDGDWLQQRGQRDPLSQPIAIYEVHLGSWRHTATEDPPLLPSDRSTPIPFVPVPISGYQPRSRFLSYRELAHSLIPYVLELGYTHVELLPLAEHPFDGSWGYQVTGYYAPTSRFGDPEGLMYFIDQCHHQGLGVILDWVPGHFAKDEHGLGDFDGTPLYEYADPRKGQQPEWGTLVFDYDRPEVRNFLIANALFWFDKYHIDGIRVDAVASMLYLDYGRKAGEWVTNQYGGRENIEAADFLRQLNQVLFSQFPGILSIAEESTVWPMVSWPTYVGGLGFNAKWNLGWTHDVLDYFTMEPGLRQFHHNNVTFPMWYHHSENFMLVLSHDDVVRGQGSILSKMPGDEWQKFANVRCLCGFMYAHPGKKTLFMGLELGQWEEWNVWGDLNQQLLKDPLHHQLKRFLQDLNHLYRSQPALYSQDFQESGFDWIDCSDNRHSVISFLRRGADPQDFGVVVCNFTPQPHAHYRIGVPEFGFYTELFNSDAREYGGSNMGNLGGKWAEEWPFHNHPYSLDLCLPPLGVLMFRLDRDRQPYGQD
- a CDS encoding phenylpyruvate tautomerase MIF-related protein; this encodes MPLIKVQTSLAAPEPQATETLLKRLSASLAQHLSKPESYVMTALEPAIAMTFGGTTEPVCYVEIKSVGTMSSQQTKAMSQDFCQYISDSLGVPRNRIYIEFCDAPGYLWGWDGHTFG
- the rpsJ gene encoding 30S ribosomal protein S10 — encoded protein: MATLQQQKIRIRLQAFDRRLLDTSCERIVSTANRTNAMAVGPIPLPTKRKIYCVLRSPHVDKDSREHFERRTHRRIIDIYRPSSKTIDALMKLDLPSGVDIEVKL
- the tuf gene encoding elongation factor Tu — protein: MAREKFERNKPHVNIGTIGHVDHGKTTLTAAITLTLAALGQAKAKKYDEIDAAPEEKARGITINTAHVEYETAERHYAHVDCPGHADYVKNMITGAAQMDGAILVVSAADGPMPQTREHILLAKQVGVPNIVVFLNKQDMVDDDELLELVELEVRELLTEYGFDGDSIPIVAGSALQAVDAMIAKGTTKQSENEWVDKIHKLMAEVDAFIPTPERDIDKPFLMAIEDVFSITGRGTVATGRIERGKVKVGEEIEIIGIRDTRKSIVTGVEMFRKLLDEGMAGDNVGVLLRGIQKEDLERGMVLAKSRSITPHTKFESEVYVLKKEEGGRHTPFFSGYKPQFYVRTTDVTGTIAAFTADDGTEVEMVMPGDRIKMTVDLINPIAIEQGMRFAIREGGRTIGAGVVSKILA